The following coding sequences are from one Lolium rigidum isolate FL_2022 chromosome 6, APGP_CSIRO_Lrig_0.1, whole genome shotgun sequence window:
- the LOC124661078 gene encoding beta-glucosidase 5-like — protein sequence MSAPAMAVFSLFLLLLAAPVLGFTRSDFPSEFVFGAATSAYQYEGAVAEDGRSPSIWDTFTHAGNIADKSTGDVASDGYHKYKDDVKLMADTNLEAYRFSISWSRLIPNGRGSVNPKGLEYYNNVIDELVKHGIQIHVMIYHLDFPQILDDEYGGWLSPRIVEDFTAFADVCFREFGDRVSYWTTIDEPNVGPIGSYDSGIFAPGRCSEPFGVIKCTVGNSTVEPYIAAHNMILAHASVTRLYRQKYQAVQKGIVGINVYSFWTYPLTNSTEDLAATKRYQDFMFGWTLEPLVFGDYPQVMKANVGSRLPSFTKSQSEFVKGAIDFIGINHYYSVYVNDRPLKQGVRDYAADMSVYQRGSRTDPATSEYLPSVYPDDPEGLQFVLQYLTETYGGLPIYVQENGKASSNGTLDDTDRVKYLKSYIGGTLTALRNGANVKGYFAWNFLDIFEFLGGYQSGYGLHRVDFNDDARPREARLSARWYSSFLNNNVIHARNELNNTGIHAQQ from the exons ATGTCTGCCCCTGCCATGGCCGTCTTCTCCCTCTTCCTTCTGCTTCTCGCAGCCCCTGTCCTTGGCTTCACACGGAGCGACTTCCCTTCCGAATTCGTCTTCGGAGCCGCCACCTCTGCGTACCAG TACGAGGGTGCTGTTGCAGAGGATGGCAGGAGCCCAAGCATCTGGGACACCTTCACTCACGCTG GGAACATAGCAGACAAAAGCACAGGCGATGTTGCTTCTGATGGGTACCACAAGTACAAG GATGATGTCAAGCTCATGGCTGACACTAACCTAGAGGCATACAGATTCTCCATCTCTTGGTCAAGGCTCATACCAA ATGGTAGGGGATCTGTAAATCCAAAAGGGTTAGAGTACTACAATAACGTTATAGATGAGCTAGTGAAACATG GGATTCAAATTCATGTCATGATCTATCATCTCGATTTCCCACAAATTTTGGATGATGAGTATGGAGGATGGTTAAGCCCTAGAATTGT GGAGGATTTCACGGCATTTGCAGATGTGTGCTTCAGAGAGTTTGGAGACAGGGTCTCGTACTGGACTACGATAGATGAACCTAATGTCGGCCCAATCGGATCTTACGACAGTGGAATATTTGCACCTGGACGTTGCTCCGAACCTTTTGGAGTAATAAAATGTACCGTGGGGAACTCAACAGTGGAACCGTACATAGCAGCTCATAACATGATATTGGCACATGCATCAGTTACCAGACTTTACAGACAAAAATATCAA GCCGTTCAAAAGGGGATTGTTGGCATAAATGTTTACTCCTTTTGGACTTATCCTTTGACAAACTCTACTGAGGATTTAGCTGCAACTAAAAGATATCAGGACTTTATGTTTGGCTG GACACTGGAACCATTGGTTTTTGGAGATTACCCTCAAGTGATGAAGGCAAATGTCGGGTCTCGACTTCCATCCTTCACAAAATCTCAGTCGGAATTTGTTAAGGGTGCTATTGATTTCATAGGAATAAATCACTACTATTCTGTCTATGTTAACGATCGTCCTCTAAAGCAAGGTGTTCGTGACTATGCAGCAGATATGTCAGTTTACCAGAGAG GATCTAGAACTGACCCGGCAACAAGTGAG TATCTTCCGTCAGTTTATCCAGACGACCCGGAAGGATTACAGTTTGTGCTGCAGTACCTGACAGAAACTTATGGGGGCCTTCCCATTTATGTCCAAGAGAATG GTAAAGCATCTAGCAATGGCACACTCGATGATACCGACAGGGTCAAATACTTGAAGAGCTACATAGGGGGAACACTGACGGCATTAAG AAATGGCGCTAATGTGAAAGGCTACTTCGCGTGGAACTTCCTGGACATCTTCGAATTCCTGGGCGGGTATCAGTCAGGGTACGGCCTGCACCGTGTCGACTTCAACGATGACGCACGGCCCCGTGAAGCCAGGCTCTCTGCCCGGTGGTACTCGAGCTTCCTGAACAACAATGTCATCCATGCTCGCAATGAGCTGAACAATACAGGAATCCATGCTCAGCAGTGA
- the LOC124658839 gene encoding noroxomaritidine/norcraugsodine reductase-like produces the protein MAASGMSREERWSLAGKTALVTGGTKGIGRAIVEELAGFGVRVHTCSRSGADVQERVRGWDTDVDAGRLRGRVTASTCDVSVRADREALWAAARAELGGRLDILVNNAGQTFFSEVAGTKAEDYARLMATNLESCFHLAQLAHPLLLGGGVVVNVSSIGGILGYPQLSVYSATKAAVNQLTRNLAVEWAPDGIRVNCVAPGGVRSDLLDSSGIQLDAEAAASMWDEECTHIPLGRLGEPEEVASLVSFLCMPAASYITGQVMCIDGGRTVAA, from the coding sequence ATGGCAGCGAGCGGCATGAGCAGGGAGGAGCGCTGGAGCCTGGCGGGCAAGACGGCGCTCGTCACCGGCGGAACCAAGGGGATCGGGCGCGCGATCGTGGAGGAGCTCGCCGGGTTCGGCGTCCGCGTGCACACCTGTTCCCGGAGCGGCGCCGACGTGCAGGAGCGGGTGCGAGGGTGGGACACCGACGTCGACGCGGGGCGGCTGCGCGGGCGCGTCACAGCCTCCACCTGCGACGTCTCCGTGCGCGCCGACAGGGAGGCGCTCTGGGCCGCGGCCCGCGCCGAGCTCGGAGGGAGGCTGGACATCCTCGTCAACAACGCCGGGCAGACCTTCTTCAGCGAAGTGGCGGGGACCAAGGCGGAGGACTACGCCCGCCTCATGGCCACCAACCTCGAGTCCTGCTTCCACCTCGCCCAGCTCGCGCACCCGCTCCTCCTTGGCGGAGGCGTGGTGGTGAACGTGTCCTCCATCGGCGGGATTCTCGGCTACCCGCAGCTGTCCGTGTACTCGGCGACCAAGGCGGCCGTGAACCAGCTCACCCGCAACCTCGCCGTCGAGTGGGCGCCCGACGGCATCCGCGTCAACTGCGTCGCGCCTGGAGGCGTCCGGTCGGACCTCCTCGACAGCAGCGGCATCCAGCTTgacgcggaggcggcggcgagcatGTGGGACGAGGAGTGTACGCACATCCCTTTGGGTCGCCTAGGCGAGCCAGAGGAGGTCGCGTCCCTCGTCTCCTTCCTCTGCATGCCGGCAGCGTcctatataaccgggcaggtcatGTGCATCGACGGTGGCCGCACCGTTGCCGCCTAA